In the Telopea speciosissima isolate NSW1024214 ecotype Mountain lineage chromosome 2, Tspe_v1, whole genome shotgun sequence genome, one interval contains:
- the LOC122650164 gene encoding uncharacterized protein LOC122650164, giving the protein MERDKLYPEIPTEEYVSLESRVSLLAIGGEHNNQKPFFDSVSGETEKSCENIISTGTIGSSNHHKSQPLDCDAQIPRESGEKNHGQSDSNASQKKQGRYFYYDSPLSEETGIWIPVSVPPMFESEHEEWAKGFGSNGGYFPEGDMDWNQFIGEDKELTMWDVVVEMLLAARGKVTALASSDIHGCRISWMSSHLLEQAWEEMAQTLTEANFGNAKEILEMEPPKWLFDSAASACMLCSVRFHPIMCSRHHCRFCGGIFCNDCSKGRSLMPVKFRMGDPQRVCDVCCVRLESVQPYLMDQVSRASQLPTQDLTDLSTLRSWVNFPWGQSMEYEIYKATNTIRGYNKVGVLKPERSIPDSILSQAKGLAILTVVKVGMMVTYNVGTGLVVARREDGSWSPPSAISSFGVGWGAQVGGELTDFIIVLRTKEAVKTFGSTVHLSVGAGLSAAVGIVGRNAEADLRAGDGGYAACYTYSCSKGAFVGCSLEGSMVTTRTLENSRFYGSSSINASDILLGSLPRPPAAAILYHALADLYRKFEG; this is encoded by the exons ATGGAGCGGGATAAGCTGTACCCGGAAATTCCTACCGAAGAATACGTCTCTTTGGAGTCTAGGGTTTCTCTTCTTGCAATCGGAGGAGAACATAATAACCAGAAACCCTTTTTCGATTCG GTATCTGGGGAAACTGAGAAATCCTGCGAGAACATAATTTCTACTGGGACTATTGGCTCTTCGAACCATCACAAGAGTCAGCCCTTAGATTGTGATGCTCAGATACCTAGGGAAAGTGGAGAGAAGAATCATGGGCAGAGTGATTCTAATGCTAGCCAAAAGAAACAAGGCAGATATTTCTATTATGACTCACCACTTTCTGAAGAAACTGGGATATGGATACCTGTTTCTGTTCCTCCCATGTTTGAAAGTGAGCATGAAGAATGGGCCAAAGGCTTTGGGTCCAATGGGGGTTACTTTCCGGAAGGAGATATGGACTGGAATCAATTCATCGGAGAAGACAAAGAGCTGACCATGTGGGATGTGGTGGTTGAGATGCTGCTTGCAGCCCGTGGGAAAGTAACTGCTCTTGCCTCCAGTGATATCCATGGGTGTAGGATTTCCTGGATGTCGAGCCATCTCCTTGAACAAGCTTGGGAAGAGATGGCTCAAACTCTCACGGAAGCAAACTTTGGTAATGCAAAGGAAATTCTTGAAATGGAGCCACCTAAATGGTTGTTTGACAGTGCTGCTTCTGCTTGCATGCTGTGTAGTGTTCGATTCCATCCCATCATGTGTTCTAGGCATCACTGCCGGTTTTGTGGTGGGATATTTTGTAATGACTGCTCAAAAGGAAGGAGCTTGATGCCAGTAAAGTTCCGCATGGGCGATCCACAAAGGGTTTGCGATGTCTGCTGCGTGCGGCTTGAGTCTGTTCAGCCTTACTTAATGGATCAAGTAAGTCGTGCTTCACAATTGCCCACACAGGACCTTACTGACCTCAGTACATTGAGATCATGGGTAAACTTTCCATGGGGACAGTCAATGGAATATGAGATTTACAAGGCCACGAACACAATTCGGGGTTATAACAAG GTGGGTGTACTCAAACCTGAAAGGTCAATTCCAGATTCGATTTTGAGCCAAGCAAAAGGCCTTGCAATACTTACTGTTGTGAAAGTTGGCATGATGGTTACCTATAACGTTGGAACGGGGCTTGTAGTTGCTCGTAGAGAAGATGGGTCATGGTCTCCACCCTCTGCAATTTCCTCATTTGGTGTTGGATGGGGAGCTCAG GTTGGAGGGGAGTTGACTGACTTTATAATTGTATTGAGGACAAAAGAAGCTGTAAAGACATTTGGTAGCACTGTGCATCTCTCAGTTGGAGCAGGTTTAAGTGCAGCGGTTGGCATTGTTGGACGTAATGCTGAAGCTGATTTACGTGCTGGTGATGGTGGTTATGCTGCTTGTTATACCTATAGTTGTAGTAAAG GTGCGTTTGTTGGTTGTTCGCTTGAAGGGAGCATGGTAACCACACGCACACTGGAGAATTCACGATTCTATGGTAGTTCGTCCATCAATGCATCAGACATTCTTCTTGGGTCATTGCCAAGGCCCCCTGCAGCTGCCATTCTCTATCATGCACTTGCCGATCTATATCGTAAGTTTGAGGGATGA